The nucleotide sequence TCTATCTCGGCTTTGCGCCGGGCGGCTCCAAGGTTGATTGCGGCCCTCTGGGCTCGTTTCTCGATGCCCGGAAGGTCCGATTCCTTCAGGGCCTTTACCTGCTCTTTCTTCCATTCGATAATCTCTTTTCTTCCGGCCGTGAGTTCGGCGGTTATGGCCTTGCGCTCCTCGGCGTGGTGCTTCCATTCCTCCTGATAATCCTTAAATTCCCGGTAAAGCTGCTTTTGCTCGGGCTCCACTGCAATCATCTTTTCCGTGTCGCTTTTGTAGTCGATCACGGGGGCAAGGTCTTTGACTCTGGCGGTCGGTTCCTGGTACGGGCCTAATGCTTTTTCCAGCCGTCCGCGTGATAGTTGCCGGGCGATTTCTGACGCCTTCGCGTGGTACTGATCCGGGTCGTTTCGGTCTACGATCACAAGGCCCTGATTCTTAGGATCAGGCCGGATATCCAGGTTATATTTTGCTGCTGCCCGGTGTAGATCGTCCCACGATCCGTCGGCGAGAGCGGCGGTTAAATCCTTCCCGGCCCGTTCCTTGGCCCACGTCTTAAAGCTCTTCTCCCCGGTTTCAATTTCCCGCCTTCTATTGCCCTGGTCCAGGGAAAACGGGCGGTCTGGATCATGGGACTTTTTGACGATTTCCCCCTTGTCATTAATCATATAGCTGCCGTTGTCACGCTCGAAACCATGTTGTAATTCCATCTCCCGGCAAGCCTTGTCGAGCTTCATTCGGTCCTTGTCGATGGGCCGGACATGACCCGTCCGGTAGTCAATCCGGTTGATACAAATGTGCAAATGATAGTTATCAGTGTCACGGTGGAAACCGGCCACGGCCTGTAAATCTTCCATGCCTAATGCCTTTAAGGCATGGTCAAAACATGCCTCTATTTCTTCTCTGGTCGGCTTCTCTCCCTCCCGCCACGAAAACCCGAAATGATAGGCGGCATGGGCGCTCTTCCCGGTCGATTCGACAAACTCCATTTCTTCAATGGCGGTGTTAATGTCGTCAACATTCCGGGTCAATTCGTATTCGACTTTTTCGTGTGGCTCAAAGTCTTTCCCAAGGCCACGAATGTATTTGATCGTAGCGGAAAAGCTACGACCGCCGGGGGCGTCCCATACTCTGCTAATCATCTTCGGCCCCCTCTTCTGCGGCAAATTGCCGCTGAATTGCCACGGCTGCCCGGCGGATTTCGTCCAGGGCAATATCAATATTCCCTAGGTTTTTTTGGGCCTCCTCGGGGGTGATTTCCTTACGGGTCATGAGGTATTTTTGCAAGCCGCCGAAGCGGCGAAGCTCACCCACTGCCCGGCGTAGATCGGCTACGGCGGCAATGGTCGTCTTGCTCGGCGTAGCCCGTCCATCGAGACAACGGCGGGCGAGTTCTCCGACAGATACCCCGGAGGCCGTGGCCTTGGCTGTGTAGCGGGAAAGGTCCTCGGCGGTAACTCTGATATGGATCATTTCACTTTTATTCCGGCGTTCGCTTCCTGACTTAGCTTTCATGGTGTGGCTCCTTTCTCCCTGCGCCTAGCAGGGACGGCCAAGGGCCGTTAAGGGGTTCGGGTCCGGGGCGTAAGCCCTGGCAGGACAGCTAGGGATATTGCGACGCCCGAAGGGCCAGGAGCAAATCCCGGTGTATCGACCGCTATTTATAGCGGAGATACAAGCGCTATCCTGTCTTCTTATACTCTTATTATATTTAGATGCAATATAAATGCCGACGCGAGGCGGAAACCCTTATTTCTTCGTTTACCCGCCGGGCTGGGTGTCATGGTGTGATATCATATATACAGTTTCAAGCCCTTAA is from Geobacter metallireducens GS-15 and encodes:
- the traI gene encoding TraI/MobA(P) family conjugative relaxase → MPWTKSAGQPWQFSGNLPQKRGPKMISRVWDAPGGRSFSATIKYIRGLGKDFEPHEKVEYELTRNVDDINTAIEEMEFVESTGKSAHAAYHFGFSWREGEKPTREEIEACFDHALKALGMEDLQAVAGFHRDTDNYHLHICINRIDYRTGHVRPIDKDRMKLDKACREMELQHGFERDNGSYMINDKGEIVKKSHDPDRPFSLDQGNRRREIETGEKSFKTWAKERAGKDLTAALADGSWDDLHRAAAKYNLDIRPDPKNQGLVIVDRNDPDQYHAKASEIARQLSRGRLEKALGPYQEPTARVKDLAPVIDYKSDTEKMIAVEPEQKQLYREFKDYQEEWKHHAEERKAITAELTAGRKEIIEWKKEQVKALKESDLPGIEKRAQRAAINLGAARRKAEIEDRAAEKRAALGEFGEAKKGWDKYLVERANKGNEAAIYMLRQKKNRLEVEAPEPGTTGEEEAAKKTPLTTLKDLEIKVSRHGNVSFLDKSGAEAYRDTGRQLLFLGHSKNDPAAIKAGLLLSQEKFGRSFELTGSTAWKRLAAAEAVKLGIEITNKELQPYIAELKKAQGIGQQIKGRELLPEIRDEIKIITAKIDQGEKWLAEKGQIDGKTDARRVAEQTATKGISEAIKKERTDLDAEALKLATDMAGGKVSTINREELTARLATNEVNTARLHSYLERPEVQKQVQAEEAKINAVDQETREARAYRADLKKIEKTLAADPKKDRAYKLEPGTDPRDRRQIVKDIQQQINRVQKDIDRGKGMDR
- a CDS encoding plasmid mobilization protein; its protein translation is MKAKSGSERRNKSEMIHIRVTAEDLSRYTAKATASGVSVGELARRCLDGRATPSKTTIAAVADLRRAVGELRRFGGLQKYLMTRKEITPEEAQKNLGNIDIALDEIRRAAVAIQRQFAAEEGAEDD